From Paenibacillus thermoaerophilus, a single genomic window includes:
- a CDS encoding response regulator, with translation MNIEIAYSSNKPLAALEYLTSNRVDILVTDIRMPIMTGLELAKNALNAYPELKVVFVSGYEDFHYARQALHLKAGGYLLKPLDDDEVLETLRTVVAGLDASRQGRERASNRILDSFGFIKSDFLMHVMEGSIDRATVNAFLEQYPVVHPGRPLAAVIVEIDSTGSPEGLARDAGS, from the coding sequence TGGAGTATTTGACGTCTAACCGGGTCGATATCCTCGTGACGGATATCCGCATGCCGATTATGACCGGATTGGAGCTTGCCAAAAACGCGCTGAACGCCTATCCGGAGCTGAAGGTCGTGTTCGTCAGCGGCTACGAGGATTTCCATTATGCCAGGCAGGCGCTTCATCTGAAAGCGGGAGGCTACCTGTTGAAGCCGCTGGACGACGATGAGGTGCTCGAGACGCTGCGGACGGTGGTGGCCGGACTGGATGCCAGCAGGCAAGGACGGGAGCGGGCGTCGAACCGGATTCTGGATTCGTTCGGGTTTATCAAGTCCGACTTCCTGATGCACGTGATGGAAGGCTCGATCGACCGCGCGACTGTAAACGCTTTCCTGGAGCAGTACCCGGTCGTTCATCCGGGCCGCCCGCTCGCCGCCGTCATCGTCGAGATCGACAGTACCGGCTCGCCCGAGGGCTTGGCCCGGGACGCGGGGAGCTGA
- a CDS encoding cell wall hydrolase, whose product MPVIKTNSEETKLLARLMRAEAEGEGELGMLMVGNVGVNRVRANCLDFRNIRSIRDMVFQQPGGFEAVQKGYFYQAARDREIRLARRVINGERHHPATYSLWFFRPAGDCPPTWYNQRLTGRYKAHCFFAPSEDDCPAVYRTY is encoded by the coding sequence ATGCCCGTCATCAAAACGAACAGCGAAGAAACGAAACTGCTCGCCAGGCTCATGCGCGCGGAAGCGGAAGGCGAAGGCGAGCTCGGGATGCTGATGGTCGGGAACGTCGGCGTCAACCGGGTCAGAGCAAACTGCCTCGACTTCAGAAATATCCGGAGCATCCGGGATATGGTCTTCCAGCAGCCGGGCGGCTTCGAAGCGGTCCAGAAGGGATACTTCTATCAGGCGGCCCGCGACCGGGAGATCCGTCTGGCCAGACGGGTCATCAACGGCGAGCGCCACCATCCCGCCACGTACAGCCTGTGGTTTTTCCGGCCGGCCGGCGACTGTCCGCCGACCTGGTACAACCAACGCCTTACGGGCCGCTACAAAGCCCACTGCTTTTTCGCCCCGTCAGAGGACGATTGCCCAGCCGTCTATCGGACGTACTGA
- a CDS encoding ParB/RepB/Spo0J family partition protein, with protein sequence MEIIELPLALIDEDKDQPRYRFDDDSLQELTNSIAELGLLSPIKVRTASGGRYKIVYGNRRYKACKALGRETIPAIVSAATDEIEIYLEQIAENLTREGFTPIEEAEAFDKLLNDPKFSSSTKYLSGRLGKPESYIKNKLELLKFGPAVRKLVARGTEIRKDRLTEDQLLPLKDLPMEFRDPLALIMARDEMPVSDVKKIARLFKDKDLSPATKNKLLYKTGPELLETWSVFEQNRAARAKSAEPKPKAGEAEKRGTPPQEETAATAGTPIESRLKRLIAALPAPTGLPDDIARSVGDIAASDRASFLNDVDRVIDRLERHLAEWKQIREQAGAALASAAPNPDGT encoded by the coding sequence ATGGAAATAATCGAGCTGCCCCTCGCATTAATCGACGAAGATAAGGATCAGCCCCGCTACCGGTTCGACGACGATTCCCTGCAGGAGCTGACGAACAGCATCGCCGAACTGGGCCTGCTCTCGCCGATCAAGGTAAGAACGGCATCCGGCGGGCGCTACAAGATCGTCTACGGCAACCGGCGGTACAAAGCGTGCAAAGCGCTGGGCCGCGAGACGATTCCCGCGATTGTTTCCGCCGCGACGGACGAGATCGAGATTTACCTGGAGCAGATCGCGGAAAATTTGACAAGGGAAGGCTTCACCCCGATCGAGGAAGCGGAGGCTTTCGACAAGCTGCTGAACGATCCGAAGTTCTCCAGCTCGACCAAATACTTGTCCGGCAGGCTCGGCAAGCCGGAAAGCTACATCAAAAACAAGCTGGAACTGCTGAAGTTCGGGCCAGCCGTCAGAAAGCTGGTCGCCCGCGGCACGGAGATCAGGAAGGACAGGCTGACCGAAGATCAACTGCTGCCGCTCAAGGATTTGCCGATGGAGTTTCGCGATCCGCTCGCCCTCATCATGGCCCGGGACGAGATGCCCGTAAGCGACGTCAAGAAGATCGCCCGCTTGTTCAAGGACAAGGATCTTTCTCCGGCCACGAAGAACAAGCTGCTGTACAAGACGGGCCCGGAGCTGCTGGAGACGTGGTCCGTGTTCGAGCAAAACCGCGCCGCGCGCGCCAAATCCGCCGAGCCGAAGCCGAAGGCAGGGGAAGCGGAGAAGCGCGGAACGCCGCCGCAAGAGGAAACCGCGGCGACGGCGGGCACTCCGATCGAAAGCCGGCTGAAGCGCCTCATTGCTGCCCTGCCCGCCCCCACCGGCTTGCCGGACGATATCGCCCGCTCGGTCGGAGATATCGCGGCTTCCGACCGGGCAAGCTTCCTGAACGACGTGGACCGGGTGATCGACCGGCTGGAACGCCATCTGGCCGAGTGGAAGCAAATTCGCGAACAGGCCGGAGCCGCCCTCGCCTCCGCCGCTCCGAATCCGGACGGAACGTGA
- the urtE gene encoding urea ABC transporter ATP-binding subunit UrtE, whose product MLEIEGLCSGYGESLVLRSVSLTVEPGQVVCLMGRNGVGKTTLMKSIMGLLRSKNGVIRYNGADITRLPPDKRAKAGIGYVPQGREIFGQLTVEENLRLGFESIGSGPIPKRIPEDVLDMFPILRDFLKRRGGDLSGGQQQQLAIARALVSRPTLLLLDEPMEGIQPSIVQLIEEVIASIKAARKTSVLLVEQSLEFATAIADHYYVLDKGTVVASGSASELSADEVKMHLTV is encoded by the coding sequence ATGCTTGAGATCGAAGGTTTGTGTTCCGGCTACGGCGAGAGCCTGGTGCTGCGCAGCGTCAGCCTGACGGTGGAACCGGGGCAGGTCGTATGCCTCATGGGCCGCAACGGCGTCGGCAAGACGACGCTGATGAAAAGCATCATGGGATTGCTGCGCTCGAAGAACGGCGTTATCCGGTACAACGGCGCGGATATCACCAGGCTCCCTCCCGACAAGCGGGCAAAAGCCGGCATCGGCTACGTGCCGCAGGGACGCGAGATCTTCGGCCAACTGACGGTCGAGGAAAACCTCCGCCTCGGCTTCGAGTCGATCGGCTCCGGCCCGATTCCGAAGCGGATCCCCGAGGACGTGCTGGATATGTTTCCGATCCTGCGCGACTTCCTGAAGCGCCGCGGCGGCGACTTGAGCGGCGGGCAGCAGCAGCAGCTCGCCATCGCCCGAGCGTTGGTGTCGCGGCCGACGCTGCTGCTGCTGGACGAACCGATGGAGGGCATCCAGCCTTCGATCGTGCAGTTGATCGAGGAGGTTATCGCCTCCATCAAGGCGGCGAGGAAGACGTCGGTGCTGCTCGTCGAACAGAGTCTGGAGTTCGCGACCGCGATCGCTGACCATTACTATGTGCTCGACAAGGGAACGGTTGTCGCCAGCGGCAGCGCGTCGGAGCTGTCCGCCGACGAGGTAAAGATGCATCTGACCGTGTGA
- the urtD gene encoding urea ABC transporter ATP-binding protein UrtD, which produces MPKAAPAQAPAEAEAGSLDTPVLKTQGLEVSFDGFKAIRGVDFTLGRGELRFLIGPNGAGKTTLLDAICGKVKPSRGSIRFGGTDLAKLQEHRIAQLGIGRKFQAPSVFAELTVYENLELSLKQPRGIWPALTRRLSGEQRDAIDRTLETIGLRDKPKWTAGSLSHGEKQWLEIGMLLIQDPQVLLLDEPAAGMTDKETMQTGELLLTIASDRSIIVVEHDMEFVREYARTVTVMHEGQILREGSMDDIQNDDRVAEVYLGRRGERHA; this is translated from the coding sequence ATGCCGAAGGCGGCGCCAGCGCAAGCGCCGGCTGAAGCGGAAGCGGGGAGCCTGGATACGCCCGTGCTGAAGACGCAGGGGCTGGAGGTCAGCTTCGACGGCTTCAAGGCGATCCGCGGCGTGGACTTTACGCTGGGACGGGGCGAGCTGCGCTTCCTGATCGGCCCGAACGGCGCGGGCAAAACAACGCTGCTGGACGCGATCTGCGGGAAGGTCAAGCCGTCCCGAGGCTCCATCCGCTTCGGCGGAACCGATCTGGCGAAGCTGCAGGAGCACCGGATCGCCCAGCTCGGCATCGGTCGTAAATTCCAGGCGCCGAGCGTCTTCGCCGAGCTGACCGTCTACGAAAACCTGGAGCTGTCGCTGAAGCAGCCCCGCGGCATCTGGCCGGCGCTGACCCGCCGCCTCAGCGGCGAGCAGCGGGATGCGATCGACCGGACGCTCGAGACGATCGGCTTGCGCGACAAGCCGAAGTGGACGGCCGGATCGTTGTCGCACGGGGAGAAACAATGGCTGGAGATCGGCATGCTGCTGATCCAGGACCCGCAGGTGCTGCTGCTCGACGAGCCGGCGGCCGGCATGACGGACAAGGAGACGATGCAGACGGGCGAGCTGCTCTTGACGATCGCGTCGGACCGCTCGATTATCGTCGTCGAGCACGATATGGAGTTTGTCCGCGAATATGCCCGTACGGTGACGGTCATGCACGAAGGGCAGATTTTGCGCGAGGGGTCGATGGACGATATCCAGAACGACGACCGCGTGGCCGAAGTGTATCTCGGGAGAAGGGGGGAGCGGCATGCTTGA
- the urtA gene encoding urea ABC transporter substrate-binding protein, with protein sequence MTKKRKNLFSALAVTLAAAVTIAGCGSSEQTEGGSSPAPSAAASGGEIPVGVLHSLTGTMSISEVSVKDATMMAIEEINAAGGLLGKKLKPVVEDGASDPQVFAEKIKKLIQKDQVAVTFGGWTSASRKAMLPVVEQNKGLLFYPVQYEGLETSPNIVYTGATTNQQIIPAVTWLLQNKGKKMFLLGSDYVFPRTANKIIKAQLKAEGGETVAEEYTPLGHTDYSTIISKIKSAKPDVIFNTLNGDSNVAFFKQLKDAGITAKDIPVLSVSVAEEEIRGIGADLLAGHYASWNYYQTVDTPENKTFVEAYKAKYGKDRVTADPIEAGYFGVYLWAEAVKKAGSFEVEQVKAALKDVSVKAPEGEVKFDAETQHVYKKVLIGEVQPDGMFQTVWSTPEAVKPDPWLKTYPWGAEVSGQK encoded by the coding sequence ATGACGAAAAAGAGAAAAAACCTGTTCTCAGCCCTGGCGGTGACGCTGGCGGCGGCCGTAACCATCGCGGGCTGCGGCTCCAGCGAACAAACGGAAGGCGGCAGCTCGCCGGCGCCGTCGGCGGCCGCATCGGGCGGGGAAATTCCGGTCGGCGTGCTCCATTCGCTGACCGGCACCATGTCGATCAGTGAAGTCTCCGTAAAAGACGCCACGATGATGGCGATCGAGGAGATCAACGCGGCGGGCGGCCTGCTCGGCAAAAAATTGAAGCCGGTCGTCGAGGACGGAGCCTCCGACCCGCAAGTATTCGCCGAGAAGATCAAAAAGCTGATCCAAAAAGACCAGGTCGCCGTGACGTTCGGCGGATGGACGTCGGCAAGCCGCAAGGCGATGCTTCCGGTCGTCGAGCAGAATAAAGGCCTGCTGTTCTACCCGGTCCAATACGAGGGCCTGGAAACTTCTCCGAACATCGTCTACACCGGAGCCACCACAAACCAGCAGATTATCCCGGCGGTCACCTGGCTGCTTCAGAACAAAGGCAAAAAAATGTTCCTGCTGGGTTCGGACTACGTCTTCCCGCGGACGGCCAACAAAATCATCAAGGCCCAGCTCAAAGCGGAAGGCGGCGAAACGGTCGCCGAGGAATACACCCCGCTCGGCCATACCGATTACAGCACCATCATCAGCAAAATCAAAAGCGCCAAACCCGACGTCATCTTCAATACGCTGAACGGCGACAGCAACGTGGCGTTCTTCAAGCAACTCAAGGATGCGGGCATCACGGCGAAGGACATTCCGGTCCTGTCCGTCAGCGTGGCGGAAGAGGAAATCCGGGGCATCGGCGCCGACCTGCTGGCCGGCCACTACGCGTCCTGGAACTATTACCAGACCGTCGACACGCCGGAAAACAAAACGTTCGTCGAAGCTTACAAGGCGAAATACGGCAAGGACCGCGTCACCGCCGATCCGATCGAAGCCGGCTATTTCGGGGTCTACCTCTGGGCGGAAGCCGTCAAGAAAGCGGGCTCGTTCGAGGTGGAGCAAGTAAAAGCCGCGCTCAAGGACGTCTCGGTCAAGGCGCCGGAAGGCGAAGTCAAATTCGACGCCGAGACGCAGCACGTATACAAAAAGGTGCTTATCGGCGAAGTGCAGCCGGACGGCATGTTCCAAACGGTATGGAGCACGCCGGAAGCGGTCAAACCGGACCCGTGGCTGAAGACTTATCCGTGGGGAGCGGAAGTGTCCGGCCAAAAGTAA
- the gerQ gene encoding spore coat protein GerQ produces MNYNPNKPVPQSTAGYGSAPVGYVPGMGQVMAQQPFQQQAFQQQAFQPQTATAPQQFAQQGGPLAPAGSTIPGVPVPPGQLPAQESYIENILRLNLGKIGTFYMTYENNREWNAKIFKGRLEAAGRDHIIISDPQTGQRILLLMINFDYATFDEPLNYYYPYAGGAGPGQPQSR; encoded by the coding sequence ATGAATTACAACCCGAATAAACCGGTGCCGCAGAGCACGGCCGGCTACGGATCGGCGCCCGTCGGATACGTTCCCGGCATGGGGCAGGTTATGGCGCAGCAGCCTTTTCAGCAGCAGGCTTTCCAACAGCAGGCTTTCCAGCCGCAAACCGCAACGGCGCCCCAGCAGTTTGCGCAGCAAGGGGGGCCGCTTGCCCCGGCAGGCTCGACGATTCCGGGCGTTCCCGTCCCTCCCGGCCAGCTTCCCGCCCAGGAATCGTATATCGAGAACATCCTGCGCCTTAACCTGGGCAAGATCGGCACCTTTTACATGACCTACGAGAACAACCGGGAATGGAACGCCAAAATTTTCAAAGGCCGGCTCGAAGCGGCCGGCCGCGACCATATCATCATCAGCGACCCGCAGACGGGTCAACGGATTTTGCTGCTGATGATCAATTTCGACTACGCCACGTTCGACGAGCCGCTTAATTATTATTATCCGTACGCCGGAGGCGCGGGGCCGGGGCAGCCCCAGTCCCGGTGA
- the urtB gene encoding urea ABC transporter permease subunit UrtB has protein sequence MSLLLLQLFNGISVSSILLLVALGLAITFGLMNIINMAHGELIMIGAYTAYMTQQFFQKYVPEAYFDAYFLASIPLAFALAFGIGWLLETLLVRHLYKRPLDSLIATWGVSLILQQLARTIFGAPNKAVKAPSWLEGGITLTNELILPYKRLFIIGLVALCLVVIYLYLYRSRGGRNMRAAMQNRQMAACLGVSTRRLDAQAFAFGSGIAGIAGCAIALLGPIGPALGTYYIVDAFMVVVLGGIGKLVGSLFGALSIGVLNTAFEYATSATVAKVIVFTLIIAFLQWKPSGLVSVRSRSLD, from the coding sequence ATGAGCCTGCTGCTCCTGCAGTTGTTCAACGGCATCAGCGTCAGTTCCATTCTGCTGCTTGTTGCGTTGGGACTCGCCATTACGTTCGGCCTCATGAACATCATCAACATGGCGCATGGCGAATTGATCATGATCGGCGCTTATACCGCCTACATGACCCAGCAGTTTTTCCAGAAATACGTGCCGGAAGCTTACTTCGACGCTTACTTCCTCGCGTCGATCCCGCTGGCCTTCGCCCTGGCGTTCGGCATCGGCTGGCTGCTCGAAACCTTGCTCGTCCGGCATCTGTACAAGAGGCCGCTGGACAGTCTGATCGCCACCTGGGGCGTCAGCCTCATCCTGCAGCAGCTCGCGCGCACGATATTCGGCGCGCCCAACAAGGCCGTCAAAGCCCCGAGCTGGCTGGAAGGCGGCATTACCCTGACGAACGAACTCATCCTTCCGTATAAACGGTTGTTTATTATCGGCCTCGTGGCGCTGTGTCTGGTCGTCATCTACTTGTACCTGTACCGCAGCCGGGGCGGCCGCAATATGCGGGCGGCGATGCAAAACCGGCAGATGGCCGCCTGCCTCGGCGTATCGACGCGCCGTCTCGACGCGCAAGCCTTTGCGTTCGGCTCCGGCATCGCCGGCATCGCCGGCTGCGCGATCGCCCTGCTCGGTCCGATCGGACCGGCGCTCGGCACGTATTACATCGTCGACGCGTTTATGGTGGTCGTGCTCGGCGGCATCGGCAAGCTGGTCGGCTCGCTGTTCGGGGCGCTGAGCATCGGCGTGCTGAACACGGCGTTCGAATACGCGACGTCGGCGACGGTCGCCAAGGTTATCGTGTTCACCCTGATCATCGCGTTTCTTCAATGGAAGCCGTCCGGCCTCGTCTCCGTGCGGTCGCGGTCGCTGGATTGA
- the urtC gene encoding urea ABC transporter permease subunit UrtC, with protein MNNPPMPDARPRFKRTRPVPAPERAEGALLRAKIALTLTIVALLLAAPYFLSEFRLSLLGKYLAFAILAIGIDLIWGYTGILSLGHGVFFGLGAYCMAMHLKLAASGGQLPDFMSWSGVEKLPWFWEPFASPWFALLAAIGVPTALAAALGYLTFRNRIRGAFFSILSQALVIVTVTLFIGQQGFTGGTNGLTNFDSFLGIKLSEPATKIGLYYAAVLLLGIVYALGRFAVGSRFGRVLTAIRDGENRVRFLGYNPVAYKVFVFAVSGALAGLAGILFVMMEGIISPAQMNIVPSIEMVLWVAIGGRGTLSGAVFGALLTNCAKTYFSESYPEGWLFFLGGLFVIVVLFLPRGIAGLWSDGIRWLSTRRDRHDKRSSDSGRNAEGGASASAG; from the coding sequence ATGAACAATCCGCCTATGCCGGACGCCCGGCCGCGGTTCAAGCGGACGCGGCCCGTCCCCGCGCCGGAGCGGGCCGAAGGCGCGCTGCTGCGGGCCAAGATCGCCCTGACGCTGACGATCGTCGCCCTGCTGCTCGCCGCTCCTTATTTTCTGTCCGAATTCCGCTTGTCGCTGCTCGGCAAATACCTCGCGTTCGCGATTCTCGCGATCGGCATCGATCTGATCTGGGGCTACACCGGCATCCTCAGCCTCGGCCACGGCGTCTTTTTCGGACTCGGCGCCTACTGCATGGCGATGCACCTGAAGCTGGCGGCATCCGGCGGCCAACTGCCCGACTTCATGTCCTGGAGCGGCGTGGAGAAGCTGCCCTGGTTCTGGGAGCCGTTCGCCTCGCCGTGGTTCGCCTTGCTCGCAGCGATCGGGGTGCCGACGGCGTTGGCCGCCGCGCTCGGCTACCTGACGTTCCGCAACCGGATTCGCGGCGCGTTTTTCTCCATCCTGTCGCAAGCGCTCGTAATCGTTACCGTCACGCTGTTCATCGGCCAGCAGGGTTTTACCGGAGGCACCAACGGCTTGACGAACTTCGATTCGTTCCTGGGCATCAAACTGAGCGAGCCCGCAACCAAGATCGGGTTGTATTACGCCGCCGTCCTTTTGCTGGGAATCGTCTACGCGCTGGGACGGTTCGCCGTCGGCAGCCGGTTCGGGCGCGTGCTGACGGCGATCCGCGACGGCGAGAACCGGGTGCGCTTCCTCGGCTACAATCCGGTGGCCTACAAGGTGTTCGTATTCGCCGTATCGGGGGCGCTGGCCGGGTTGGCGGGCATCCTGTTCGTCATGATGGAAGGCATCATCTCTCCGGCGCAGATGAATATCGTGCCGTCGATCGAGATGGTGCTGTGGGTGGCGATCGGCGGCAGAGGCACGTTGTCCGGAGCCGTGTTCGGCGCCCTGCTGACGAACTGCGCCAAGACGTATTTCAGCGAATCGTATCCGGAGGGATGGCTGTTTTTCCTCGGCGGATTATTCGTCATCGTGGTGCTGTTCCTGCCGCGCGGGATCGCGGGCTTGTGGTCGGACGGCATCCGTTGGCTCAGCACAAGGAGGGATCGACATGACAAGCGTTCTTCCGATTCGGGACGCAATGCCGAAGGCGGCGCCAGCGCAAGCGCCGGCTGA
- a CDS encoding LysR family transcriptional regulator codes for MDLRQLRYFLTVAQEGQVTSAAKRLNMEQPPLSRQLKLMEQELGVALFDRSGKRLKLTKAGELLRQRAEQLLLQFHETVKEVKELDEGIRGVLSIGSVVSCISLLPRRLEQFRNRYPGVIFKVREGDHFLLGELLERRSIELIVARLPFEATSRSSQPYSIERLPSDPFVAILPSSWCRDGSGQPSLSMRELAEYPFLTLKTDQTIGMHERVVKEFQQHGATPRILCECSSVAIIIAMVAAGIGATILPKSVMASFPIPSIRMVELTDADFYSDVGIVWLKDRYLSKSARRFIEMFLE; via the coding sequence ATGGATCTCCGCCAGCTTCGTTATTTTTTGACCGTCGCCCAAGAAGGCCAAGTGACGAGCGCGGCCAAACGGCTGAACATGGAGCAGCCGCCGCTCAGCCGGCAACTGAAATTGATGGAGCAGGAGCTTGGCGTCGCCCTGTTCGACCGGAGCGGCAAGCGGCTGAAGCTGACGAAGGCCGGGGAGCTGCTGCGCCAACGAGCGGAGCAGCTTCTGCTGCAATTTCACGAGACGGTCAAGGAGGTCAAGGAACTGGACGAGGGCATCCGCGGCGTGCTGTCGATCGGTTCCGTCGTCTCCTGCATCTCGCTGCTGCCCCGCCGACTCGAACAGTTCCGGAACCGGTACCCCGGCGTCATCTTCAAGGTCCGCGAAGGCGACCACTTTCTGCTCGGCGAGCTGCTGGAGCGCCGCAGCATCGAGCTGATCGTCGCCCGGCTGCCGTTCGAAGCGACCTCCCGTTCGTCGCAGCCGTATTCGATCGAGCGGCTTCCCTCCGATCCGTTCGTCGCCATCCTCCCCAGCTCCTGGTGCCGGGACGGCTCCGGCCAGCCGTCCCTCAGCATGCGGGAGCTGGCGGAGTACCCGTTCCTGACGCTGAAGACGGATCAGACGATCGGCATGCACGAGAGGGTCGTCAAGGAATTCCAGCAGCACGGCGCGACCCCCCGGATATTGTGCGAATGCTCCAGCGTCGCGATTATCATCGCGATGGTGGCGGCGGGGATCGGCGCGACCATCCTGCCGAAGTCGGTTATGGCGTCTTTCCCGATCCCGTCGATCCGGATGGTCGAGCTGACCGACGCCGACTTTTATTCCGACGTCGGCATCGTGTGGCTGAAGGACCGGTATTTGTCGAAGAGCGCCCGCCGCTTCATCGAGATGTTCCTGGAGTAG
- a CDS encoding branched-chain amino acid aminotransferase, whose amino-acid sequence MTRSIAIERTAAPKTKPDEKQLGFGKYFTDHMFILDYDEGLGWHDARIVPYQPIQLDPAAKVFHYGQTVFEGLKAYRTNDGRILLFRPRKNIERMNRSNDRMSIPPIDEELFMEALTKLIELDRDWVPSEPGTSLYVRPFVISTEPFLGVSPSRSYRFMIILSPVGAYYEEGIHPVSIHVESHYVRAVAGGVGTAKTAGNYAAGLKAQEGAARRGYTQVLWLDGVHRKYIEEVGSMNVFFRIGDTIVTPALNGSILEGITRDSVLELLRHWNLNVEQRAVSIDEIIEAQRSGALREAFGTGTAAVISPIGELSWQGEAYVIGGGKTGELTKRLYDSLTGIQFGADPDPFGWMYELK is encoded by the coding sequence ATGACGCGATCGATCGCGATCGAACGGACGGCGGCGCCGAAGACGAAGCCGGACGAGAAGCAATTGGGCTTCGGGAAATATTTTACCGATCACATGTTTATCCTGGATTACGACGAAGGCTTGGGCTGGCATGACGCACGCATCGTGCCCTATCAGCCGATTCAACTGGACCCGGCGGCCAAAGTGTTCCATTACGGCCAGACGGTGTTCGAAGGACTCAAGGCATACCGGACGAACGACGGCCGCATTCTGCTGTTCCGCCCCCGCAAAAACATCGAGCGCATGAACCGCTCCAACGACCGGATGAGCATTCCTCCGATTGACGAGGAGCTTTTTATGGAAGCGCTCACCAAGCTGATCGAGCTCGATCGGGACTGGGTTCCGTCCGAGCCGGGCACGTCGCTGTACGTAAGGCCGTTCGTCATCTCGACCGAACCGTTCCTGGGCGTCTCGCCGTCCCGGAGCTACCGGTTCATGATCATCCTGTCGCCGGTGGGGGCCTACTACGAGGAAGGCATCCATCCGGTCAGCATTCACGTCGAATCGCACTACGTCCGCGCCGTTGCGGGCGGAGTCGGCACGGCGAAAACCGCGGGCAATTACGCCGCGGGCTTGAAAGCGCAGGAAGGGGCTGCGCGGCGGGGGTATACGCAGGTGCTCTGGCTGGACGGCGTTCACCGCAAATATATCGAAGAAGTCGGCAGCATGAACGTCTTCTTCCGCATCGGCGACACGATCGTCACCCCGGCGCTGAACGGCAGCATCCTGGAGGGGATCACTCGCGATTCCGTGCTGGAATTGCTGCGGCATTGGAACCTGAACGTCGAGCAGCGCGCGGTTTCGATCGACGAGATTATCGAGGCGCAGCGCAGCGGCGCGCTCCGCGAAGCGTTCGGCACCGGCACGGCGGCCGTCATCTCCCCGATCGGCGAGCTGAGCTGGCAGGGAGAAGCGTATGTGATCGGCGGCGGCAAGACCGGCGAGCTCACCAAGCGCCTCTACGATTCGCTGACCGGCATTCAATTCGGAGCCGATCCGGACCCGTTCGGCTGGATGTACGAGTTGAAATAA
- a CDS encoding sensor histidine kinase, with protein sequence MTVKFVLQPFVENVLEHAWYDDEIEIVLKAGRIGDRVRLEVRDNGIGMKRETIEAIFSPGPNRIGFGIRNVDQRLKLHFGKEYGVTLYREVGVGTSAVLEFPVEVDAGSESGEEAGKAGA encoded by the coding sequence GTGACGGTGAAGTTCGTCCTGCAGCCGTTCGTGGAGAACGTGCTTGAGCATGCCTGGTACGACGACGAGATCGAGATCGTTCTGAAGGCGGGCCGCATCGGCGACCGGGTTCGCCTGGAGGTCAGGGACAACGGGATCGGCATGAAGCGGGAAACGATCGAAGCCATCTTCTCGCCGGGACCGAACCGGATCGGCTTCGGGATTCGCAACGTCGATCAGAGGCTGAAGCTGCATTTCGGCAAAGAATACGGGGTGACGCTGTACAGAGAGGTCGGGGTCGGAACTTCGGCGGTGCTGGAATTTCCCGTCGAGGTGGATGCCGGCTCCGAAAGCGGGGAAGAAGCCGGCAAGGCCGGCGCGTAA